taagacactatatagtttactaatttggaagatagGAATACAATTTCACATAATTAGTATAAGGCCAAACACCAAAAAGTACGTAGTACctatttttacaataaaaaattaaaattacataCAACGTCACTACTTCAAAGTCATATCAAATGTCCACGTTGCCGCCATTGCAATCGCCACCGCCATTGTTGCCATTCTTGAGCCACTTGCAGCACCTGCTTAGCCATCGCCTCATCCCAGCCACCACCGATGTGCCCATCGCCAGCCAGCACCTCCTGGCTAGCCACTCGTCGGCAACCAACTATGTTGCTCTcaacctaaaaaaaataagaaatttagtGTTCAAGAAGAGACTCAAACCTTGACCCTCAAAGGAGGAAAGCCTCATTTACAAACCACTTCACCAACCATGTTTTTGTGGTATTTTGTCAGTTAcgcaatatttatattaatagtcaatggtttttttaaaaaaaaaaaaatttatttcacgttTGGGCCTCCTCTTTGCCctaattcaaaacaaaattttattcctAGATATTAAAATCCAAACATAAATACTCTATGTCTCAAATCCTAATTAGTTGTTATATCTAATacctaatttttaatttttctttatcgtATTCAATCCCGATGTGGCCTTCCCAAAGTGACCTCCAAATTAACATTCCGTGATACATATGGGACTTCATAACTTAAGCCTTTTGGATACATCATTTCCTCCCAAAaactatacatatatatatatatatatatatacagagagcttccattgagggatccctcaaataaacttatttgaaggacccctcaaataaacttatttgagggacactccTTGTTTGTAGGCCAcactccggattgtatttcactcaTCCAAACCGTCtgttttgtagatactcattcaaagatcatctctacaaaaaattacttgaatccgatatcatttgaccactcatttgagttattgaaattttagtactttcttgaatgaacgtgttcattgattttgtatgacacaattggatgtcgaaacgttTTCcgatttatctaattttttgtaaggatgatctatgaatgaagacctaaaaaatagattgtttggatcattagaaaaaaaaattgtagggtaccttaaagggcgtccctcaaatatttgagggatccctcaatagaaggggactgtatatatatatatatatacagaaagCTTCCATTGAAGGATCCCTCAaattagcttatttgagggacacttTTGTAGAGTCTACTCCGCATTGaattcactaatccaaactgtcAAATGTTTTAcataatcattcaaagatcatctctacaaaaaatcacttgaatccgatatcgtttgaccactcaattgagttattgaagttttagtactttcttgaagcactgtgttcattaattttgtagaATACAATTGCATGTCGAAacagtttccgatttgtctaattttttacaaggatgatctatgaatgtagacctaaaaaaatagatagtttggatcattggaaaaaaaaaatcgtagaATAtcctaaagggtgtccctcaaataaaattattagaGAGATCTCTGAATATATGTTTTGGAAATAATTTACTTTAAATAGTAATTTAATTGGTACCTCTACCTCCTGGTCATCCAGAGATGGTATATTTGTAGGTGCATAATACTTCGCGGTTGCATGCTTAGAAGTTTCTTCCGTGCTACAAACCAACAGATTGAGATAATATTTTCTATTAGTGGAATGGAAGCCATGCATACAGATGAAAAAGCatacagagaaaagaaagcaatCTTTTACGCCTGTCTTGTTTATTAGAGCTAGAGAGCTAGCTTAATTAGCCAATCTCTCTCCATCTGCTCGCACTTTAGTCTTCACATTTTGTGTTGATAGAAATAAAGTAGAATTCCCATGTGATATCCATTAAAATCCtcttaattatttcttaaaatttcCATATCGTCTCCTTccaaaactaaataaataaataaaaaaagaagaagacgcCTTCCTTTTGTATTATCTAACACTAAAAAGCTGCAAAAAGATTTAATATGCAAATTAATTAAGCAGCAGATGAGCAGTAATTCGTGTTTACCTTGAAGAATTTTCCCTGGAGTCCTTGTTATCTTGAACATGAATAGTCTGACCTAATGTATGAACCCACAACATTAttaatttaacagaaaaagaaaaagattttaacaggagaaaaaaaaaaaaaaaacataattgtaGAGGTAAAGGAATTACTATCCAAAGGCTTTCTCAAGATGTTGTTATCAGTGGTATTGGCGTTCATTCGGTTATTACTTAGTTTTGAACCACCTAAACACAGAAGAAATATGGCAGGCAAAAGGGATGCTTTGAAAGGATTATCAACATGCCGAAGGCAGTCAACATACTGAACTATACAGAAAATGCACTGTGAGATGCCAGCAGCTAATCCATAAACGTCAGGAAGAGTACCAAAAAGCGTATTACGAGGAGGTGGAACATAAAACCACCGGAGCATTCCCCATCTCCTCAACACAACTCTTTCCTTTTTACCTCTGTAAGTTAGCTCCCAGATGGAAATGAGCACAGCTGCAATAGCCAACAGCATACCAAACAGTGCATACTGGGATTTTCTTGGGGAGGAAGCCTGATCACAAGCAGCTGACAACATCTGTAGGCCAAGGATAGTGGCAAAAAATATCCACTCTGCTGATTCTGAAGTAGCCTATAGAAGAAAAGTAACTAGCTAATtataaattcaattaaaaattaaagatacCAATCAAGAAATAtatgcaacaacaaaaaaactgtTAGGCTAGCTTGGCTGGCTAGCTATGGTTATGATCAAGTTTTGAGTGACCACTACCTTTATGGGCTCGTCATAAAAATTATAGTTGTAGGAGCTCATCCCTGAAACTCAAGGAGGGCCTGTAAAGATTACTACTAGGTGTTAAAGATGGCTCAGAAGAAGACTGATCTCCACGACGAGTATTTGCAAACCAGGAAACCAGTTGTTGCTCTCTCAATTTCAACGGCTAATAAGCAAGTGCTTTTCTTTGAGACATAAATACCTCTGTTTGGTTACTGGGAAAAAGGAGGAATTTacatagaaaaagaaaggaacttTCCAAGACGGATCCtctgctttctttctttaattatcTGATTTCCATCTTGCCCAGACTGAAAACAACGAGAAGAAGATGCTAGTGTTATGGGATTAGTGGAGAAGAGGTTTTAGTTAGGCAATAATGGATTaaagagaaaaggagagagcTTCTTGGAAAATCGCTGTGTGGTGGAAAAGCTCTTCCCAGGTGGCCGACATGGTTTATCAATACCGTGAGCTATCAAATACAGTTGAACcatgtttacaccataatgaaccgagcagtcCCAGCcacaaagcgactagcaccaaggcaaccacgccttctcccatgccgaaggaagacacacttctgaggtcgagcagacccagcatcaaagcgactagcaccaaggcaaccacgccttctcccatgccgacggaagacacacttccgaggtgccagacacctgccgaagctcccaaatgccaaacctaatctccaggacacgcgtcgccaccacaacggcttgcacaaagtcccacattggaactttgtgcaaagctcccactttcacttccctataagtagggaacagtacccaggtaaaacaGAGAGACTATTCCCCTACTttcactgttactctgccagaattactacctgtaactgacttaggcatcggagagccttcggccgacACCACACCGGCGTCCGAAGCTTAATggttgcttctcctctttttaccttctgcagGTCTTACCAATCCATTTCACCCAAGGGCTTCAGccttcttccctgctgaagacctagtacctctaatcactaagttggactcaaatagtggccgagccattttgagcatcagcagtttggcgccgtctgtgggaattcgacacttgaatcccttctttctctatcagcccagctggctccttcacccctcaggccccgtcgcctcttcttcaccccCCATTCTGCTATGCCGACCGAGGATAGCCGCGATACCCAGCACCAGACCCCCCGCGAGGGTACTTCCCGAAGGAAATCTCCGGGAGACGCCTCTCTCCAGGCAGAACTGGAGCGCCTCCGTGATAGTATGACTAAGATGTCGGAGAAGTACGAGCATCTTCATACCCGGAATGCtgagctagagcatgactTTCGTGTTCTAAAGCGGAACCAGGAGAGGGCTCAAGCCCAGGATGCCCAACAAAACCTGACCCAGAACGTTGGGAATCCTCAGCCGAACCAGCCAGCACATTCCAGCCACAGCTCCCCGGCCAACTCTAGGATCCGCAAGGGAAAAGACCACCTTCATCCGGAGCAAGCCCCGTCGCGACCCCTTTGCGTTCCCCCACCGAAGGACCGGCCTCATGAGCCAGTCAGGATCTACCAAGATTGCCGGGATCGCATCTCGGACCGTCAGCCAAGGCCGATCCCTATCCCTGTCAACCTCGAGGACCCAAGGGTGGCACACCTGGGCCCATCTCCAGCCCCCGTCCGCGCACCT
The window above is part of the Prunus dulcis chromosome 1, ALMONDv2, whole genome shotgun sequence genome. Proteins encoded here:
- the LOC117621134 gene encoding uncharacterized protein LOC117621134 isoform X1; this encodes MSSYNYNFYDEPIKATSESAEWIFFATILGLQMLSAACDQASSPRKSQYALFGMLLAIAAVLISIWELTYRGKKERVVLRRWGMLRWFYVPPPRNTLFGTLPDVYGLAAGISQCIFCIVQYVDCLRHVDNPFKASLLPAIFLLCLGGSKLSNNRMNANTTDNNILRKPLDSQTIHVQDNKDSRENSSSTEETSKHATAKYYAPTNIPSLDDQEVEVESNIVGCRRVASQEVLAGDGHIGGGWDEAMAKQVLQVAQEWQQWRWRLQWRQRGHLI
- the LOC117621134 gene encoding uncharacterized protein LOC117621134 isoform X2, which gives rise to MSSYNYNFYDEPIKATSESAEWIFFATILGLQMLSAACDQASSPRKSQYALFGMLLAIAAVLISIWELTYRGKKERVVLRRWGMLRWFYVPPPRNTLFGTLPDVYGLAAGISQCIFCIVQYVDCLRHVDNPFKASLLPAIFLLCLGGSKLSNNRMNANTTDNNILRKPLDSQTIHVQDNKDSRENSSSTEETSKHATAKYYAPTNIPSLDDQEVESNIVGCRRVASQEVLAGDGHIGGGWDEAMAKQVLQVAQEWQQWRWRLQWRQRGHLI